CACTACACACTACTATCTCGATTCGCTGtgagaaaaaagaatgaataaACTTGAGTACTACTAGTTGTAAAGGCTGGTGGCAGCCACTTAAGCGGGTAATCTTGCCTCCCACCAAAAAATATCACATCTAATCTAAGTGAtttgtttctaaaaaaattCACATCTAATTTAAGTGatttgtttctaaaaaaaaattcaggtgAATGTACTATGCATCCGTCTGATCTGATCTGATGATAGTTCAATCTCCTTCAAATTACCCGTGTACCTTCTTAGATTCGCCCCTCCCCCTTAGAGAACTGGGAACGAAATGACGTACTTAGAAGGAACCTTTTAAATATGAAGGGCATGTTGAATATGTGGTAGTATTAAGTAGTAGAGTTAATCATTATTATTACCTTAATAAGCGACGAAGTTCCATTCACCAATCTGGGCCTGGAATTGGAGTTGGGAGTCAGAGCAGACAAGTTAGTCTTGGTGTCCAGGACGAGCCCACCACTCTCCTTTAGCAGTTTTCCAAGTTTCACCGATTTCTTGGCGGCAAACTCTTTCAGTACATCTGTGTTAGTAGCAAGCGAGCAACAAGAAGACTCCTAATTAATTATCCTGTGTTGTtgttgcaagaaaataaaaaggagttGCAACAAGAAAGAAGTAATGTCATGCCTTCGAAGCTGACGAGTCGATAAACTTGTCCCATAAGCAAGGAGTCATCAGGACGGAGAAGCTTCAGCTGCTTCACCGGTGTACCATTCTCCGACCTCGTCGCTGTCGATGAGCTGATGACAAGTGCGACGTAGTGGCCGGGGTTGGAAGACATGACCTCGTGAGCGCTGACGGACCAGTAAATCCTCTCGACTTTGTTCCCCGGATGCTGAATCACCACCGTGGCCGCTTCTGCCGCCTGGCAATTCCCCATCGATCAAACCCAAATACTCTCTGCTACAACTGGTAGTTGGTAACGTAATATTTGCTTCTGTTGTGTTGGTGAGTGAACTTTATTAAGTAGTAGTAGTACTAGTATTGGTTGAGCTGAATGGTCCTCCCTTTTTGTTTTCGTGAGGCCAAAAAATACAGAAGGAAGGTACGTTGTAGTGAGAATTGAGAAAGAGAGAATTCCCCGGCAGAGAAGGAAAGgcaaagagaagaaaattttacttgaattctAGCATGAGCTTTGACCACAAAGCCAAGTCCCTATAATGGTGTAGGAGTAAATGTGAGAAAGTAGCGTAGCGTGGCGTAGTGTGACGAGGTGTCTGACGCCCGTCAAGTTCACCGACGTACGTTTAAGAATCCCAGAGAGACGTGACAAAGGGCACTCTAAACAGAAGTGATTACGGAGGAAGGGAAGGAGGAGGCAGGAGGGACTAGGGAGGGGGACCGAAGGCAAGCCTAATTAGAGAGAATTTCTTGAGTAGTATCtaggtatacatatatatatagagagagagagtagagTAAGCAGCGTGAGATTCCCCCATAAATAAATGGGAATAACAGCCGGTGGTTCTCCAGAAAAATTAGGTTGACTTGAGTTGATGAAGCCAACGTTAACGATGGAGAATGGTCCAAGCAGACATTAAGGGGGTGGAAAGTGCATTAGGACTTGTGATAacgatggatggatggatgttGAGAGGAGAGATTAaatggaagagagagagagagagagatagggGAAAGAGACGTGGAGTGTTAGATGTGCCAAACTGCAGGTTGAGGTATTAAAAGGCCAAAAAAAGATGATGATAAATGCAGGTTGAGGTTTATGACTTTGCGTTTGCAGGTGAAGGAAGGTAACAGTAATGCTTCTACCGCTGCTAGACTGCAAGTAGTGGTGGGTCTAGAACGAATACGCACGGTAGAAGAGATCGTTGGTCAGGACTTGGTCCCAGGCCCAAGTTACACGAGTcgtattttttgtttttatcggATACGATAGATCTGTACTATTCTATTCTGTACTGCAGAATGAGAGATCTAAGAGATTCAGAAATAATTCGAAAAAGATTGAACCGAGTcgtatatattatatatgtttCAACCTTCAAACTTACCAGCAAcaaccccctttttttttttgaggaacaACCCTCATTTTGCATCATGTTTCTATAATTTGTGTTGTTAGATGATGGAGGTTCCTTAACGCAAATGGATGATCATAAGTATTGATAATGTCCTTCTAACCCACCTTCCCATTCATCCATCATCCATCCCATAATATAGTACAGTATATCATAGTACCACGGGGTATTCCTAAGACAATTGGGGTAGAGTGCTCTACTGCTGGTAGTTGTTTTTGCAAATGCTAAAAAAGATCGGAAGGATTAAGGCCACTGGTGATTATGAATTTTAACCAGATTCTCAGTTTTGTTGGGTTGGGGGAATTCGGCGGAAAGAGATGGATTCAACGGCGATCGTGGTCCACGGATGTAGAGCAGAACAAGATGGTCAACGTCGATCCAGCTTTTTGTGGTGCTTTGCTTGAATTTTGCTTTCATTAATAGTGGCCCAGTGGGCCTGTGCTCTTTGATGGGCCATTGACAACTCACCTGACAAGGGAGCGAAACGCCTGTTGTTGTCATGTGGTTATATCTGCTCATCGCGGCCCAACTGAAAGTGGAAGCAGAACCTGTTCAATTTTATTATTAGGTGGAGTTTTCAAAGGAAATGTCCCGCAAACGAGCAAGCAAAGAACATGATGTGAAAATTGATAAAGAATAACTGAAAGATAAAAATGGGATTGGGAAGCGGGCTAACGATTGCCTTCTCCATGTTTCGGATCCTTCCGTCTTCGATTGAGATAATAGAGTAGCGATTCACTCAAGGCCAAGAGTACAAATTTCTCAATCTTGAGATGCAAGAGCAGACAGCATTAAAGAGTGGAGGTTGGTCTTCGTTTTCAGGAGCCCTTCGAAAATTTATGTTGAGAACCACTGGACTTGAACCATCACATGAATTAAGCTGTGAATGATGTTTGATATGGATTCTGGATTGTACATGTAGAGGTCTTGGGGTAACGCGAAAAGAACTAAACCACCACCGGATCAGACGGACGTACTACGCACTCGTCTGAATTTTTTAAGTTGAGCCAGCAATCAACTATGGATGACCACACCATTACCAGAAACTAAGCGTCAAAATTGACCTTGTAGTGGGGAGCAGGAGGCATTGACCAGGACAGGGGCGTTAGCCCCTTGTCAAAGCCCCATCATAACCACGGCATTTTATGTTGATGAATAAGAAACTTGAAGAAAAAAGTCTGTTtaacaattttaatttttaactgGGAGAAATAATATTATTGAGTGTCATTTAATTCCTTATCCAAATTccctatttccttttctttttatgctCATTATGTCTGGTTCTCTTTCATATTTAAGCTTTATATATAGTTACTGAACTCATGATGGCTTGAGGTATTTAAAGAGCACGTAGCATTTTTCCCAGATCAATTTTAGTcgcacaacaacaacaacactGATTGATATAGAATTAATGAAAAGGAATCAGATGATCATTGACATCATATGGAACGTAATGATACATCAAATGAGTGATTAGTATAGCCAGCCTTTAAGCAAGCAGAGctattgattgataatgagaTAGTAGATAAAAATATTGGCCATCAAGCTTTGACCGTGCCCTTCTCCAAGCGGGTCTCTTTGATTTGTCGCAAATATGGAGCGGACAGGAAGCGGCGGATAGCTGACCCAAAGCACTCAAAATCCGCGATTAACAACGCCGTAAAGCAAGCAAATTTGCGAGCtcaaacattcacaaatagGAGCCATCAAATCATGTTGACCATGTCCATTGCCAACCTGGTAGTTACAACATATGTACATTTATTAActggccctttttttttttttttttttggctattgATTGATATATTCCCATCCTCCCCTGTTGAAAAAGCGTCATAATTTTCATTTTACGATATCCAAAAATATTTGTTATATTACAAAACTTAAAATACTTTTTAGTGTTTTCTTTTAATATTATCCCTTCTTGCAATCATATGTACGTTatcattcaaatttaaaatttaaatttacaatAAATAAGACTGAAAAGAAAAGTATAAACATCGCAATCAAATAATTGGGGGCGAAGGGAGTACTAAGTATAACAAACTTGCTAGTATATGCTACCACAACAAACACAACCTGAATGCCAAAAGATGATTTCAAAGCCCATAGTAGATGGTGCTTACAATGCATGATGTATTGCACCTTAAATCTTCTATATTTTGTGGGCATTCAAGACTTTCTCTGTCTTCGTCTAATAAATATTTCATTGCATCTCTTCATCAGTGAGTGAGCAGGCGTTAATTATTTAGCTAAACAAAAGGGAATGAGAAAAGTGGTTAATTATGTAAGTTAGATGTTCATTCAATTGTGCTTCTTAAATCTCAAGCACCACCAAACTAATACTGATAACAGCATGGGTTACTCCAAATACAACTTTACAAGGAACAAGTAGTAGCAGGTACTATAAATCACAGTCTCAAAGCGCTTTAAAGAATTATTAATAATTTTACATATTGCGATGCGGTAGATCTTTAAAGATACCATCATCATCGTCATGTCAAAAATTGAGGTCTCGCAATGTATCATACAGCCttccttttattgcttttaTCCCGAGAAGCTAAAATATGAATTTCGTGTCACTTTtttgttatatgtatatataaacaGAAATGCGTTTTATTTTATTCTGgggtttttttttaacaaaatactAAGTTCACCGAAGAATGCTTTAGTACCATCATATTCCTCAAGTCAGGAGTGGGTGGGCAGGAGGTAGCTTATTGTTGAGATGCTACAATCTATAGTTAGCTGTCCAAACCAAATTAGGGATCAATGAATCGACAAAGATAATTCGTTGGCGAAAGGACCcaccaaaaatataaaaatttaaaaaaaaaaaaatggagccgTCAACTTTTGCGAGCTTCCCGATATCCGAAGCAAGATTTCGGTAATTTTGGCATATAACACATTAATAGGCGTTCCAAATCCGCAACCTTAAGAATACAACGAAATCATCTCAGCATCTCCATGAAGAATCTCTCCACTTGCCCCTCTattccatttttcttgctttcttgatGGCTTGATATTTATTCCATTGTCACCATCGCATTTTGTCGCCCGTCTTCGCCCTCCAACTTCCGTATTGCTCCTGATTTATATCAGCTCAGCGGTTTAATCTTTTCTCCTACCTCCCAACCATTCATTTAGGCTTTTAAACATTGGATTTGACCCCTTTGTAATTGTAATTCTCGCCCCCAAAGTATTCTTTCTCTGGGCAATTTATCCAGTATAAGTACACACTTGTATGCACATCTCAACCTGAATTAGGATCCTGCTCGGCCTTCTTTCTGAATTGATTCTTCAATTTGAGGTGcgtctttcatttatttattaaatccaggtaagaaaacaaaaacaaaaaagacagTTTTTTTCCCATCAGATCAACTTTATTTCCATCAGATCAAGCGGAATTTTTAGTTTCTTGATCAATCCTAAATGGTGGTTGGTTGAGCAGAAAATGGGCAAGGATCAAAGGGATTTTGCAGAGACAAAAGTTGGGGGAGGATCACGTGACAACGATCAAAGGGTTTACAATTGTTCAAAGGAAGGGAAAGGGAAGAGATTGtggaagaaggtgaagtaccagCTGGTAGAGTACCACTCGTTGCCTGGCTATTTAAAGGACAATGAGTACATTCTTGGTCATTACCGGTCTGGATGGCCTCTCAAGCATATACTGCTCAGCATTTTTACCATTCATAATGAGACCCTCAATGTCTGGACGTGAGTATTCTATGCCATTCCACCTACACAACGTTTACTTCCTTTGCTTTATCAACTAATCCAAATGTTTGTTTTGCTCGGTTAGGTTAATTATTGTTCCctaaattttctgattttgcgTGTCTTTGCACAAACAAACAGCTATGTTAACTGGTAGCTAATTGACAAGAAATAGCCAACACTTTAGTAGCATGCATTAGAATCTTGATGAGTGTGGAGTTCCTCCCGAATTCCCAATTACTACTACTTTGCATGTTCAAATGAACCTCCAGAACTACTATTTTGCTATTTGGAGTAGGCGTCAAGTCCTTTCTGATGTCCTCAATAGATTACATTTTCTGTCTTGCCATCAAGAATTCGCGGTATTGTAACCGCATACTATGTGGATTACCAATGTGACGAAGGCAAAGGAAGCCTTAGATTAACATTGGCTAGGGTGGCTAAAACTGAATCAATTTAAGTTTTATTACAACAGCGTTAATGGAACAAATATTGAAGGTTGAATATAACTATTGCTCCTGTTACCCCCACTGCTTTTACATTAGGGCCCTTTCCTTTTTCGCCATCATCACTTGGCGCAAATAATAGATAGGAGCTCCAGTTTTAAGTAAAGCTTCTCACAGAGGCATGAACTGGTGTTTGTTGCAGGCACTTGATAGGtttctttctcttcctttcCCTCACCATTTATACAGCAATGAAGGTCCCAAGCGTTGTGGAACTTCCTACTTTACAACATCTCCCTGATGTTTTGAAGAAAGCTGATCTTCAGAAATTGCAAGAAGAATTTTTGACTTGCCTTCCTTCCTTGCCACACATGCCTGATTTGCAAAAATTTCGAGACGAGTTGAAGACCTCATTGCTTTCCATGGATTTGTTATCATCCCCATCTACTTGGCATATTGTAGAGCTCCTCACCAATTGTTTGCCTGAGCGATTCTTGCATAGCAATCATACTGATGCCTGCGTTCTGGTACTGATTATTCCTTGGCTCTTAATTACAGCAAGGAATCCACTTTGTAAATCAGAGCATGATTTTGTGTTTTTTGAATTCTCTCCTGTCTCCTCATTATAGTCTTCCTTAAAAGCAGGAAACTTTCGCAGTCAAATTTTCACCCTGAAGAAATGTGCATTCTAAGAATCTGGCGTAGGTAGTAGCTGTTACACTGAGTAAAATAAGATGTGGCTATCCATGTCATCTTTCTGATAGAGTCCTTAAGGTTTTTGGTTTAATAACTTTGTCTGTGaggcctcaaaatttcaaaatatttttcacctTGTAAGTTTCTTAGTTCTCTTTGATCAGTCCACACTGGCACTTATTTTACTCTTCCATCCTGTTTGGTTTACTATTTGATCTGTTCATGTAAATCCACTAAATTCTTTTGTGCTCTTATTGAAAAATTAACCCGTGTGGAATATACATGAATCTGAACGTAAGCTACCTGGATCTGTGAAACTGACCCATTTATTAGCTTATCTGTCCTTGCTTTCGCTGTAAATTAGTTTGCAGATTCTGATTCTGTAATATGCTCTATATGATATGTTACCTTTTTCATTTGCCTCAGTAGGCATGTGATGTGCTCTGTATGGCATATGATCTTAGTCAAATGTATCTGTATCCAAGATAGTTGAAAATTCTTCACACATCAGGTAATTAGGGTCTGCTTAAAGCTTGCTGCAGATTGGCTTACTAGGTATCTGTACAGGATTTTATTCgggatattaattttttattcatcCGAATTTCAAAACATACATTCACTTCAGAATTGTCACCAGCAAACTGTGTTTTATTAACTGTTTTGGTAATTCAGCCTAAATTTCTCCTCCATCTTATTTTCCTTGGCTTTAGAAATCATCAGAGATGAGTTTACACCAACTTCATTACCTCTGTTGAATTGTTTAGTAGGTTGAATTATGAACTTCTGATGTGGTTTTACAATTTGATAGTCTTTAAGTGCACGTGATGTCTCAATCATAAGTTCAGGATCTTTTTGTCATGGTGTCATGTTTAGAGTCCTTCATCCTGAAGGCTTAAAGTTCACAATTTCGGTGCTTTGCAATGCCTAATTTTTGAATTATCTACTGATATAGgagatgattttttttaacaCTTGTTATGTTGTAACTGCTCATTATGGGGTTGTGGAGTGGTATCCACCCTGGTTTTAGAAAATTTCACCAGAAACGATGATGTTACCTCTTCTTTGATTTCTGCTTGTCGGTCATATGACTGTATATATTATTTTGCTTCAGTTTAGATAATAACCTGAAAATTTGCtggattaattttctttttggaattttgaattttaggtTCGTAGACCTATCAAGCAGAGGTCTTGTATATAGAGAATATTTGGAACACAAATTCTTCATTCTTAGCCATAATTATGTATTGCAagtaattttgtttctttgtctaaattttggtgttttgatgcaaaaatgatttcattttcattgtgCATCTGTAAATGCTCTTGATTCCCTACTTCTGCGAGAAAGATTTCATTTAGAGCAAGTGTATTGAGTCCCTAATTCTGTATTTTTCTGTTACTTCTTTCTGATTCTGTGGAACAGAattttttattgatgatttacATGCTTCTGATGATCTAGGCTTCCCCTCTTCTGAATCAATGATCTCTTTCTAGTTAAATTGTTTTCTCGTTGAACTTTGTTGGCAAGAATTTCATGTGCAGCATTAAGATGAGCATTCTTTGGCATTTCTCATGCTGTGTTTGCAACTTGAACTTGTACAGGAGATGCAACGGACCAAACTAATCTCATGTGAAACTTTCTGCATCTATGAGAAACTAAACGCATGAatttggaaatgttcttttGTATCTTGTTCTGTTTCTTACCTTGGATAATTGCTGCTAACATCTTCTCCAACATGACTCGGTGCAGCGTGGCATGAAGGAAGATGTGGCTAACATGATAGCACCGTTGCTGGTGAGACCGATTACCCGCTGGCCATTCTTTGCTTTCATGGGTGGTGCTATGTTTTGCTTGCTGGCAAGCAGCACCTGCCATTTGCTCTCATGCCACTCAGAGCGTTTATCATACATCATGCTCAGGCTTGATTATGCCGGGATTGCTGCTCTAATCTCGACCTCCTTCTATCCTCCTGTTTACTATTCCTTCATGTGCTATCCATTCTTTTGCAACTTGTATCTGGGATTCATTACTATTCTGGGAATTGGTACCATATTGGTTTCCCTTCTACCAGTATTCCAAACTCCAGAATATCGTACTATGCGGGCATCCCTCTTCTTTGTGATGGGGTTGTCAGGTGCAGCGCCAATTCTGCATAAGCTAATTCTATTTTGGAACCAGCCTGAGGCACTTCATACAACTGGGTATGAACTTCTAATGGGAGCTTTTTATGGTATTGGAGCACTGGTCTACGCCATGAGAGTTCCTGAAAGATGGATGCCTGGAAAGTTCGATATTGCTGGGCACAGTCACCAACTCTTCCATGTGCTTGTAGTTGCAGGGGCTTATACCCATTACCGTGCAGGGCTAGTTTATCTAAGGTGGCGGGACCTGCAGGGTTGCTGAACTTCTTGTGATTAAATGGCTATCTGTTGATGTTGTACTaggattttaaaaattattctgGACTAGTTTTGGGTGTCTTAGAGTCAAAGTGTATAAGGTGGAGGTAAAAGTCTGCTGCCCAGTATGTCTGTAGATCTGTACCTTTCGTTTTTGTTGTTGCAGTGAATAACTAAAAAGTATCAACTTGGAGTAATATTCAACTTTAGATTTTGTTCCCGTGTGGATCTGGGTTTTATCTGGGGAGGACAAAAGGGTACGCGACACAAGAGCAGTTTGTTCTGTTATGCTATTAGATTAAACTCAAAAATGCTTTTCAATCGAATGATATCAGGATAATGCAACGGAAATTGACGTCCAAAACTATCTGCTGAAGTTTCTTTAGTTGTTACTCATTGACCTTTCAGTTCTGAGCAACGAACCCAAAAGAAGCAGGAATTTGGTTTTTCTCACCGTGATGCGTTCAAAGTTCCAGTAACAGAACCTAAATTGAAGACCATGCAAAACTGAAAGCTTGAAAAAAGGGAAACCAAAGTCATCAAATGCCGAAGATGGCAAGAGACATTTACGGGCAATCGCCACAAACTGTGGAATGGACAAAACGAGAATCGTCATTATTTGCTCTCGTTGAGAGTCGAACTCAAGACCTCCCGCTTACTAAACGGGTGCTCTAACCAACTGAGCTACGAGAGCACGTTTGGTCAGTGATGCCCTCATTCCTATTACTTTCTGAATAATTGCACGCCTAACCTCACAGAATCTCATCACATGACTGCAGTGCCAATGTATTCCCGGGAAAAGGGCCCAGTATGATTGGGGTTGGGTACGGTTCCATCTGATTGTTGTTGTATTTTGTGCCGTACTTAGATTACAATTGCATTGCGTTATTTTACTCAAAGTAAAGGCAATGTATATGAATGAAATACTTGACATATATTCAGTagaatattataatatatttgtataaaaaaaaaagcttgaaCATGTACAACAACCGGATGGAATGCACAAAACATAATTGCATTGAGTTCTTATCCGAACTCCTAAAGCGAACCGTAATGAACCAATCTTTACAATGTTTATGACCTTCGTTAGGATTATGATCTTTATTGCCTACCTCATAAGGAAGTATAGCCCACTAAGGgagcgtttgataaaattaaagtttgaaatttaaaatttgaatctattaaattattaaattgttaaatattaaatataatatatttgaATACTTATTACATTCAATGGTAAGTagatagtttatcacttattttggTGACAAATTTTGCTTAGAACTGTAATCGAATCGAGCTGCTTGCAAGTAGTTTGGCCAAAAATTTGACTCGGACTCGAGTTGACCAAATTTGAGTTGAGTTCGAGCATTCAGATGCAATGTTTGAAGGTTCGTCAAGTCTTATctagttttttaattttaattctttaatatattattattatgaaattacctttataccaaaaaaaaagtgattgaattTACGAAATATTTCAAGTTGTCGAAATTTTTTAAAGGGCAATAATGTATTTTcacttaaaaattataaaaataaaataaaatttttttactcaAACTTGATAAAGCTCGCATTAACTCGAACCAATGCAAGTCGAGCTCAAGTTCTATGAACAATCATCAAGCTCGAGTTCCAGTTTCAATAATACTATTCGCTTGGGCTACAGCTCGAGTATGGCGATGCTCTGCCCTCAAAGACTGACTAACGTTTGTTGATGgagatttctttccttttcagtTCTCAGGACAGTAGCCTTCTCAAATTCCAGACGCATGACACTGAGATACGCAGTAAATCCCGAGAATTGACGTTAATAAAAAAGCAATAAATAAGGAAGCCTCCGCTGATCCTCAACCAAAATGTCGGTGCAATTTCCACGTGTCAGAATCAAGAGATGCACCCTCATGATCCACATTCCATACCAGTCCACAGACGTAAGTGGAACCGACGGACCCCAATTAaaatttagggataattttagaaaccttccctgaggtttctaacaataacACTAGCCTCccttaaattttataaaattatgCAAACCTCCCATGAGATTAAGATTTTCATAATAAATTACTCCAATTAGAAAaggtaatattaaaaaatattttaagaagagaaataaaattttgatttcataAATATCCCTTATGCATGCATATAACTTGTactagtaaaaaaataaaaataattaatatttagaAATAATTAATACACGCATTTTAGCATTTAAAAAGtttatatttaataaaattagataacataaaaaagtaacAAAACTAGACTAATGATCACAAGATTCAACAAAATAGACTAGTTATCATTTTTGACGTGATATATATtatgattcttgtgattttgaacagaaaaaattttcaaaatttgtctttctttttcctccatcCTCCTTTATTAATATCTATCGATTAAGTAATTAGAACATTAATTAATTATTAGTAACCAATTAACAAAAATAgctgttgaaaatttttttaatgatgAATGATGACTTGTATTTAGAAAATAACATTAATTGATATACCTAAtgaaggaaggaggaaaaagaaagacaaaatttgaaagttttttttattcaaaatcatAGCAtacattatttaaaaaaaatgactaGTCCATTTTATTAATTCTTATGATCATTAGTGTAATTTTGCTATGTATTTgtattatttaatttattaaatgtAAATTTTTTGAGTAGTGAAATATATGTATTAATtgtttctaacttttaattatttttatttttttactaatacaacttatatatatatatacataaggGATATTTATGAAACCAAAATTTCATCTTTCTTCTTAAAAGTACTTTTTTTAATATTACCTTTTCTAATTGGACTAATTTGTTATCAAAACCTTAACATCAGGGGAGGtatatataattttgtaaatttCAAGGGAGGCTAGTGATATTGTCAGCAAcctccctgaggtttctgaaattatccctaaaatttaAAAGCCCCACCCGCTCTCAACAATAATCACCACTGTCCATCAAAACAAACGAAACATCGGCAGCAGCAGAGCAAACTCAGCTCTAAACTGCTAAAGCAATGCAGTTGTAGTTGCAGTAGCAAGGAAGGATTGCGATCATCACCATCCAATACACAAAAGCCACGCCCACGCAATCCAATGCTGAGCAGCTTTGCTTTTACTTT
The genomic region above belongs to Coffea arabica cultivar ET-39 chromosome 7c, Coffea Arabica ET-39 HiFi, whole genome shotgun sequence and contains:
- the LOC113699235 gene encoding heptahelical transmembrane protein 4 gives rise to the protein MGKDQRDFAETKVGGGSRDNDQRVYNCSKEGKGKRLWKKVKYQLVEYHSLPGYLKDNEYILGHYRSGWPLKHILLSIFTIHNETLNVWTHLIGFFLFLSLTIYTAMKVPSVVELPTLQHLPDVLKKADLQKLQEEFLTCLPSLPHMPDLQKFRDELKTSLLSMDLLSSPSTWHIVELLTNCLPERFLHSNHTDACVLRGMKEDVANMIAPLLVRPITRWPFFAFMGGAMFCLLASSTCHLLSCHSERLSYIMLRLDYAGIAALISTSFYPPVYYSFMCYPFFCNLYLGFITILGIGTILVSLLPVFQTPEYRTMRASLFFVMGLSGAAPILHKLILFWNQPEALHTTGYELLMGAFYGIGALVYAMRVPERWMPGKFDIAGHSHQLFHVLVVAGAYTHYRAGLVYLRWRDLQGC
- the LOC113698592 gene encoding uncharacterized protein yields the protein MGNCQAAEAATVVIQHPGNKVERIYWSVSAHEVMSSNPGHYVALVISSSTATRSENGTPVKQLKLLRPDDSLLMGQVYRLVSFEDVLKEFAAKKSVKLGKLLKESGGLVLDTKTNLSALTPNSNSRPRLVNGTSSLIKGAHEGYGAGSSSSSGMGSNSGSSSSNRGVGRHHIGHVGQWKPALQSIAEIGT